A genomic region of Homalodisca vitripennis isolate AUS2020 chromosome 5, UT_GWSS_2.1, whole genome shotgun sequence contains the following coding sequences:
- the LOC124362966 gene encoding serine protease 33-like isoform X3, producing MTSADNTPGRGNSQPTSTTAMRWSYLVLLALHYFSAIAAQCGVPAGLTKIVGGQSVPNLRYPWFVALVSPTSLSTMSVSCGGSLITSRHVLTAAHCFPRNQGDSPEQMYRAVFELVDRCNNPDVPNFALSRVDINPGYNSQTLVGDVAVATLEQSVPYTPVCLPPRNFMKIGEAVIIGFGSTLVKSPYPCTMQEARVNIFSKGQCARSGLAPEYSTLPGTICAGLRRGGVDSCDGDSGGPIQTIGPGGIYTIQGLVSFGEGCARRNLPGVYTQVSAYRDFIDGIISSSGAGGGSVVGGTGPTGVPTPQRPLTPLEVFLQGLGFLKPNKNPSYPSSSYQLYTRGDQYKNPLYPQQNQFSSGRNPGYPYGNQYHSRWDQSSTNRNNVYSHALSQT from the exons ATGACGTCAGCAGATAACACACCGGGCCGTGGAAACTCACAACCCACCTCAACCACCGCCATGCGCTGGTCGTACCTGGTTCTGCTGGCCCTCCACTACTTCTCAG CCATCGCCGCCCAGTGTGGAGTGCCCGCCGGTCTGACCAAGATAGTTGGTGGTCAGAGTGTGCCCAACCTCAGGTACCCATGGTTCGTAGCCCTGGTGTCCCCCACCTCCCTCTCCACTATGTCCGTGTCATGCGGGGGTTCTCTCATCACCAGCAGACACGTGCTCACTGCTGCCCACTGCTTTCCCAG AAACCAGGGTGACAGCCCTGAGCAGATGTACCGGGCTGTGTTCGAGCTGGTGGACCGCTGCAACAACCCCGACGTTCCAAACTTCGCCTTATCTCGGGTAGACATCAACCCTGGATACAACTCGCAGACTCTAGTAGGTGATGTAGCTGTCGCCACTCTGGAGCAAAGTGTTCCCTACACGCCAGTATGCTTGCCGCCTAGAA ACTTTATGAAGATCGGCGAGGCGGTTATCATAGGGTTTGGTTCGACGCTGGTCAAATCCCCGTACCCATGCACCATGCAGGAGGCTCGGGTCAACATCTTCAGCAAAGGGCAGTGTGCACGAAGTGGTTTAGCCCCGGAGTATTCCACCCTCCCAGGCACTATCTGTGCTGGACTACGCCGGGGAGGAGTTGACTCTTGCGAT GGCGACAGCGGCGGTCCGATACAGACTATAGGTCCAGGCGGAATCTATACTATTCAAG GCCTTGTGTCTTTCGGTGAGGGCTGTGCTCGAAGGAACCTGCCGGGGGTGTACACGCAAGTGTCCGCATACAGAGATTTCATTGACGGAATTATAAG TTCCAGTGGTGCTGGGGGCGGCTCTGTTGTTGGTGGCACTGGGCCTACTGGCGTCCCGACTCCTCAAAGGCCACTCACCCCTCTGGAGGTCTTCCTTCAGGGACTCGGATTCCTCAAACCGAACAAGAACCCCTCCTACCCTTCCAGCAGCTACCAGCTCTACACTCGAGGAGACCAGTACAAGAACCCACTATATCCCCAGCAGAACCAGTTCTCTTCCGGCAGGAATCCGGGGTATCCCTACGGAAACCAGTACCATTCTCGGTGGGACCAATCCTCGACCAACAGGAATAACGTCTATTCCCATGCGTTAAGTCAGACGTAG
- the LOC124362966 gene encoding serine protease 33-like isoform X1, whose protein sequence is MTSADNTPGRGNSQPTSTTAMRWSYLVLLALHYFSAIAAQCGVPAGLTKIVGGQSVPNLRYPWFVALVSPTSLSTMSVSCGGSLITSRHVLTAAHCFPRNQGDSPEQMYRAVFELVDRCNNPDVPNFALSRVDINPGYNSQTLVGDVAVATLEQSVPYTPVCLPPRNFMKIGEAVIIGFGSTLVKSPYPCTMQEARVNIFSKGQCARSGLAPEYSTLPGTICAGLRRGGVDSCDGDSGGPIQTIGPGGIYTIQGLVSFGEGCARRNLPGVYTQVSAYRDFIDGIISEPGPGSGGSFTNSTPVVKPSFLQGLLSILHSLIAPDSSSGAGGGSVVGGTGPTGVPTPQRPLTPLEVFLQGLGFLKPNKNPSYPSSSYQLYTRGDQYKNPLYPQQNQFSSGRNPGYPYGNQYHSRWDQSSTNRNNVYSHALSQT, encoded by the exons ATGACGTCAGCAGATAACACACCGGGCCGTGGAAACTCACAACCCACCTCAACCACCGCCATGCGCTGGTCGTACCTGGTTCTGCTGGCCCTCCACTACTTCTCAG CCATCGCCGCCCAGTGTGGAGTGCCCGCCGGTCTGACCAAGATAGTTGGTGGTCAGAGTGTGCCCAACCTCAGGTACCCATGGTTCGTAGCCCTGGTGTCCCCCACCTCCCTCTCCACTATGTCCGTGTCATGCGGGGGTTCTCTCATCACCAGCAGACACGTGCTCACTGCTGCCCACTGCTTTCCCAG AAACCAGGGTGACAGCCCTGAGCAGATGTACCGGGCTGTGTTCGAGCTGGTGGACCGCTGCAACAACCCCGACGTTCCAAACTTCGCCTTATCTCGGGTAGACATCAACCCTGGATACAACTCGCAGACTCTAGTAGGTGATGTAGCTGTCGCCACTCTGGAGCAAAGTGTTCCCTACACGCCAGTATGCTTGCCGCCTAGAA ACTTTATGAAGATCGGCGAGGCGGTTATCATAGGGTTTGGTTCGACGCTGGTCAAATCCCCGTACCCATGCACCATGCAGGAGGCTCGGGTCAACATCTTCAGCAAAGGGCAGTGTGCACGAAGTGGTTTAGCCCCGGAGTATTCCACCCTCCCAGGCACTATCTGTGCTGGACTACGCCGGGGAGGAGTTGACTCTTGCGAT GGCGACAGCGGCGGTCCGATACAGACTATAGGTCCAGGCGGAATCTATACTATTCAAG GCCTTGTGTCTTTCGGTGAGGGCTGTGCTCGAAGGAACCTGCCGGGGGTGTACACGCAAGTGTCCGCATACAGAGATTTCATTGACGGAATTATAAG TGAGCCCGGTCCCGGTAGCGGTGGGTCCTTCACCAATTCAACCCCAGTGGTGAAACCCTCCTTCCTGCAAGGGCTGCTGAGTATCCTGCATTCCCTGATCGCCCCTGACAGTTCCAGTGGTGCTGGGGGCGGCTCTGTTGTTGGTGGCACTGGGCCTACTGGCGTCCCGACTCCTCAAAGGCCACTCACCCCTCTGGAGGTCTTCCTTCAGGGACTCGGATTCCTCAAACCGAACAAGAACCCCTCCTACCCTTCCAGCAGCTACCAGCTCTACACTCGAGGAGACCAGTACAAGAACCCACTATATCCCCAGCAGAACCAGTTCTCTTCCGGCAGGAATCCGGGGTATCCCTACGGAAACCAGTACCATTCTCGGTGGGACCAATCCTCGACCAACAGGAATAACGTCTATTCCCATGCGTTAAGTCAGACGTAG
- the LOC124362966 gene encoding transmembrane protease serine 9-like isoform X4 — translation MTSADNTPGRGNSQPTSTTAMRWSYLVLLALHYFSAIAAQCGVPAGLTKIVGGQSVPNLRYPWFVALVSPTSLSTMSVSCGGSLITSRHVLTAAHCFPRNQGDSPEQMYRAVFELVDRCNNPDVPNFALSRVDINPGYNSQTLVGDVAVATLEQSVPYTPVCLPPRNFMKIGEAVIIGFGSTLVKSPYPCTMQEARVNIFSKGQCARSGLAPEYSTLPGTICAGLRRGGVDSCDGDSGGPIQTIGPGGIYTIQGLVSFGEGCARRNLPGVYTQVSAYRDFIDGIISGRRQTTTNPCVNCGPPTSRFYTERKTELYTQRVSPVPVAVGPSPIQPQW, via the exons ATGACGTCAGCAGATAACACACCGGGCCGTGGAAACTCACAACCCACCTCAACCACCGCCATGCGCTGGTCGTACCTGGTTCTGCTGGCCCTCCACTACTTCTCAG CCATCGCCGCCCAGTGTGGAGTGCCCGCCGGTCTGACCAAGATAGTTGGTGGTCAGAGTGTGCCCAACCTCAGGTACCCATGGTTCGTAGCCCTGGTGTCCCCCACCTCCCTCTCCACTATGTCCGTGTCATGCGGGGGTTCTCTCATCACCAGCAGACACGTGCTCACTGCTGCCCACTGCTTTCCCAG AAACCAGGGTGACAGCCCTGAGCAGATGTACCGGGCTGTGTTCGAGCTGGTGGACCGCTGCAACAACCCCGACGTTCCAAACTTCGCCTTATCTCGGGTAGACATCAACCCTGGATACAACTCGCAGACTCTAGTAGGTGATGTAGCTGTCGCCACTCTGGAGCAAAGTGTTCCCTACACGCCAGTATGCTTGCCGCCTAGAA ACTTTATGAAGATCGGCGAGGCGGTTATCATAGGGTTTGGTTCGACGCTGGTCAAATCCCCGTACCCATGCACCATGCAGGAGGCTCGGGTCAACATCTTCAGCAAAGGGCAGTGTGCACGAAGTGGTTTAGCCCCGGAGTATTCCACCCTCCCAGGCACTATCTGTGCTGGACTACGCCGGGGAGGAGTTGACTCTTGCGAT GGCGACAGCGGCGGTCCGATACAGACTATAGGTCCAGGCGGAATCTATACTATTCAAG GCCTTGTGTCTTTCGGTGAGGGCTGTGCTCGAAGGAACCTGCCGGGGGTGTACACGCAAGTGTCCGCATACAGAGATTTCATTGACGGAATTATAAG CGGCCGTAGACAAACCACCACTAACCCTTGTGTGAATTGTGGACCCCCTACTTCACGCTTCTACACTGAGAGAAAAACCGAGCTTTATACACAGAGAG TGAGCCCGGTCCCGGTAGCGGTGGGTCCTTCACCAATTCAACCCCAGTGGTGA
- the LOC124362966 gene encoding serine protease 33-like isoform X2, whose product MTSADNTPGRGNSQPTSTTAMRWSYLVLLALHYFSAIAAQCGVPAGLTKIVGGQSVPNLRYPWFVALVSPTSLSTMSVSCGGSLITSRHVLTAAHCFPRNQGDSPEQMYRAVFELVDRCNNPDVPNFALSRVDINPGYNSQTLVGDVAVATLEQSVPYTPVCLPPRNFMKIGEAVIIGFGSTLVKSPYPCTMQEARVNIFSKGQCARSGLAPEYSTLPGTICAGLRRGGVDSCDGDSGGPIQTIGPGGIYTIQGLVSFGEGCARRNLPGVYTQVSAYRDFIDGIISGRRQTTTNPCVNCGPPTSRFYTERKTELYTQRVPVVLGAALLLVALGLLASRLLKGHSPLWRSSFRDSDSSNRTRTPPTLPAATSSTLEETSTRTHYIPSRTSSLPAGIRGIPTETSTILGGTNPRPTGITSIPMR is encoded by the exons ATGACGTCAGCAGATAACACACCGGGCCGTGGAAACTCACAACCCACCTCAACCACCGCCATGCGCTGGTCGTACCTGGTTCTGCTGGCCCTCCACTACTTCTCAG CCATCGCCGCCCAGTGTGGAGTGCCCGCCGGTCTGACCAAGATAGTTGGTGGTCAGAGTGTGCCCAACCTCAGGTACCCATGGTTCGTAGCCCTGGTGTCCCCCACCTCCCTCTCCACTATGTCCGTGTCATGCGGGGGTTCTCTCATCACCAGCAGACACGTGCTCACTGCTGCCCACTGCTTTCCCAG AAACCAGGGTGACAGCCCTGAGCAGATGTACCGGGCTGTGTTCGAGCTGGTGGACCGCTGCAACAACCCCGACGTTCCAAACTTCGCCTTATCTCGGGTAGACATCAACCCTGGATACAACTCGCAGACTCTAGTAGGTGATGTAGCTGTCGCCACTCTGGAGCAAAGTGTTCCCTACACGCCAGTATGCTTGCCGCCTAGAA ACTTTATGAAGATCGGCGAGGCGGTTATCATAGGGTTTGGTTCGACGCTGGTCAAATCCCCGTACCCATGCACCATGCAGGAGGCTCGGGTCAACATCTTCAGCAAAGGGCAGTGTGCACGAAGTGGTTTAGCCCCGGAGTATTCCACCCTCCCAGGCACTATCTGTGCTGGACTACGCCGGGGAGGAGTTGACTCTTGCGAT GGCGACAGCGGCGGTCCGATACAGACTATAGGTCCAGGCGGAATCTATACTATTCAAG GCCTTGTGTCTTTCGGTGAGGGCTGTGCTCGAAGGAACCTGCCGGGGGTGTACACGCAAGTGTCCGCATACAGAGATTTCATTGACGGAATTATAAG CGGCCGTAGACAAACCACCACTAACCCTTGTGTGAATTGTGGACCCCCTACTTCACGCTTCTACACTGAGAGAAAAACCGAGCTTTATACACAGAGAG TTCCAGTGGTGCTGGGGGCGGCTCTGTTGTTGGTGGCACTGGGCCTACTGGCGTCCCGACTCCTCAAAGGCCACTCACCCCTCTGGAGGTCTTCCTTCAGGGACTCGGATTCCTCAAACCGAACAAGAACCCCTCCTACCCTTCCAGCAGCTACCAGCTCTACACTCGAGGAGACCAGTACAAGAACCCACTATATCCCCAGCAGAACCAGTTCTCTTCCGGCAGGAATCCGGGGTATCCCTACGGAAACCAGTACCATTCTCGGTGGGACCAATCCTCGACCAACAGGAATAACGTCTATTCCCATGCGTTAA